Proteins co-encoded in one Pocillopora verrucosa isolate sample1 chromosome 1, ASM3666991v2, whole genome shotgun sequence genomic window:
- the LOC131796442 gene encoding vascular endothelial growth factor receptor 1-like, giving the protein MMVNTFWRGDTTKVILLQVLVANSLLHFSSVTGDAATCNTKSVIPEVKIFSSPPDRTQPIGAAINLTCEARPRDEDVLFPRRRVKYIQWYDPHGRPVGVKCQNARLTKKLKCLLILKNLIVENFGNYTCEAENDYTGYCRRKSIEILPKENLSPPETTKAPHLLFPNVVENPKNQSAFIGSNVTFNCTAMGLPTPAISWMKNNNSYAVTSNVRARVVSDNKNNHSQLIITKVKIEDNGKYQCVASNSAGERTSSAAFLYIKELESKINQESEKEKCSTSPHISFSTLSYAIIATFVGTFIGGTCVGFWFRTIKRRGKENPEELRVEFERCSPLLEVKFRPNHPPPVREPQNPLSDSKRFVSTRF; this is encoded by the exons ATGATGGTTAACACATTCTGGAGAGGAGACACAACAAAGGTTATCCTGCTACAAGTTCTTGTTGCCAATTCTCTACTGCACTTCTCGTCAGTCACGGGCGATGCTGCAACATGTAACACCAAATCTG TTATACCTGAAGTTAAAATCTTCTCAAGTCCGCCAGACCGCACGCAACCTATCGGAGCAGCCATTAATCTGACCTGTGAAGCGCGACCAAGGGATGAAGACGTGCTTTTTCCCAGGAGAAGGGTCAAGTATATTCAGTGGTATGATCCCCATGGGAGACCTGTTGGAGTCAAATGCCAAAACGCAAGACtaacaaagaaactgaaatgtcTGTTAATTCTTAAGAATCTGATCGTAGAAAACTTCGGGAACTACACTTGTGAAGCAGAAAATGACTATACTGGATACTGCAGAAGAAAATCCATTGAAATTCTCCCTAAAG aaaacttAAGTCCACCTGAGACAACAAAGGCACCCCATCTTCTATTTCCTAATGTGGTTGAAAACCCAAAGAACCAAAGCGCTTTCATTGGCTCCAATGTAACTTTTAACTGTACTGCCATGGGTCTTCCAACACCAGCCATTTCATGGATGAAGAACAACAATTCATATGCAGTAACATCCAATGTGAGAGCCAGGGTTGTTTCagataacaaaaacaatcacaGTCAGCTGATAATAACGAAAGTGAAGATAGAAGATAATGGCAAATATCAGTGCGTTGCAAGCAACAGTGCTGGTGAGAGGACATCGTCAGCGGCCTTCTTGTACATAAAAGAGTTAG AATCCAAAATAAACCAAGagtcagaaaaggaaaaatgctcAACCTCCCCCCACATTAGTTTCTCCACTTTATCTTACGCTATAATTGCTACCTTCGTCGGTACCTTCATTGGTGGAACATGTGTGGGGTTTTGGTTCAGAACTATCAAACGCCGTGGAAAG GAAAACCCTGAGGAACTCAGAGTGGAGTTCGAACGATGTTCTCCACTTTTGGAAGTTAAGTTTCGTCCAAATCATCCTCCTCCTGTAAGGGAACCGCAGAATCCGCTCAGTGATTCTAAGCGTTTTGTTTCGACAAGGttttaa
- the LOC131796440 gene encoding transcription initiation factor IIA subunit 2-like yields the protein MSYQLYRNTTLGNSLQESLDELIQSQQISPQLALQVLLQFDKAINHYLSSKVKSKISFKGHLNTYRFCDNVWTFVLNKVEFREVGELVQVDKVKVVACDGKASAADAGGS from the exons ATGAGTTACCAACTCTACCGAAACACCACGTTGGGGAACAGCTTGCAGGAGAGCTTGGACGAGTTGATACAG TCACAACAGATAAGCCCACAGCTAGCTTTGCAAGTTTTACTACAGTTTGATAAAGCTATTAACCATTACCTCTCCAGTAAAGtcaaaagcaaaatttctttcaag GGTCACTTGAACACGTATAGATTTTGTGACAATGTGTGGACCTTTGTGCTCAATAAAGTAGAATTCCGAGAAGTAGGAGAACTTGTCCAAGTGGACAAAGTGAAAGTAGTGGCATGCGATGGAAAAG CATCAGCAGCAGATGCTGGAGGTTCCTGA